A window of the Lactuca sativa cultivar Salinas chromosome 7, Lsat_Salinas_v11, whole genome shotgun sequence genome harbors these coding sequences:
- the LOC128127413 gene encoding protein PELPK1-like, with protein sequence MASTSYLYIFAIALFSITTNEMCFASRNLLQATTFPTLPQPQIPTIPTMPQPQIPTIPTMPQPQMPTIPTLPLPQIPSIPNMPKVSLPPLPSMPTIPNFPTTLPNIPFFAPPPSKK encoded by the coding sequence ATGGCTTCCACCTCCTACCTTTACATTTTTGCAATTGCACTATTCTCAATTACAACAAATGAGATGTGTTTTGCTTCCCGCAATTTGCTGCAAGCAACCACATTCCCGACACTGCCACAACCACAGATACCAACAATCCCGACAATGCCACAGCCACAGATACCAACAATCCCGACAATGCCACAACCACAAATGCCCACCATCCCCACACTGCCACTACCACAAATACCCAGCATCCCTAACATGCCCAAAGTTTCATTGCCTCCACTGCCTTCTATGCCTACCATCCCTAACTTTCCAACAACTCTTCCCAATATTCCTTTCTTTGCTCCACCACCTTCCAAGAAGTAG
- the LOC128127415 gene encoding protein PELPK1-like, translating into MASTSYLYIFAIALFSITTNEMCFASRNLLQATTFPTLPQPQIPTIPTMPQPQIPTIPTMPQPQMPTIPTLPLPQIPSIPNMPKVSLPPLPSMPTIPNFPTTLPNIPFFAPPPSKK; encoded by the coding sequence ATGGCTTCCACCTCCTACCTTTACATTTTTGCAATTGCACTATTCTCAATTACAACAAATGAGATGTGTTTTGCTTCCCGCAATTTGCTGCAAGCAACCACATTCCCGACACTGCCACAACCACAGATACCAACAATCCCGACAATGCCACAGCCACAGATACCAACAATCCCGACAATGCCACAACCACAAATGCCCACCATCCCCACACTGCCACTACCACAAATACCCAGCATCCCTAACATGCCCAAAGTTTCATTGCCTCCATTGCCTTCTATGCCTACCATCCCTAACTTTCCAACAACTCTTCCCAATATTCCTTTCTTTGCTCCACCACCTTCCAAGAAGTAG